A genomic window from bacterium includes:
- a CDS encoding elongation factor Tu has product EGLRFAIREGGRTVGAGVVAKIHE; this is encoded by the coding sequence AGGAGGGCCTGCGCTTCGCCATCCGCGAGGGCGGCCGCACCGTCGGCGCCGGCGTCGTCGCGAAGATCCACGAGTAG